The proteins below are encoded in one region of Candidatus Thiodiazotropha sp. LNASS1:
- a CDS encoding two-component regulator propeller domain-containing protein encodes MNRSSKIQVTSILTFLFFGMTAISAADSESDIGDRLSIENPTSHGNIEVLERYEIGQSVYARALAVETGTNSLWVGTSAGVHEIDLRDQSIRNTFTREHGLANEYVFAIGIDQAGYKWFGTNAGGMSRYRDGKWKTWFPMHGLADYWVYAFAWQPDGTQWIGTWAGANSLDPATGEMKTYLSELVNEWVYGIAVDSKNRVWFGTEGGISRFDGKDWVSWDHADGLGEKNSDKKPFSRNTGLGTRSRHDLGVLSGGEATYNPNYVFSVLIDQQDNLWAGTWGGGLAWFNGEQWHNYTVDDGLAGDIVYSIAMEPSGVLWIGTNNGLSRFDGNEWTTFGRNDGFSDLNVYAVVVTPNGEIWAGTKGAVVRLGINKGDG; translated from the coding sequence ATGAACAGATCAAGCAAAATCCAAGTCACTTCCATTCTGACCTTTCTGTTTTTCGGAATGACCGCGATTTCCGCAGCAGACAGCGAGTCTGATATAGGCGACCGCCTGTCCATCGAAAATCCGACTTCCCACGGGAACATCGAGGTTCTGGAACGCTATGAGATCGGCCAAAGTGTCTATGCAAGGGCGCTTGCAGTTGAAACCGGGACAAACAGCCTGTGGGTCGGCACATCGGCGGGTGTGCACGAGATCGATCTGCGAGATCAGTCGATCCGAAACACCTTCACTCGCGAGCACGGACTGGCGAACGAGTATGTCTTCGCGATAGGCATAGATCAGGCAGGTTACAAGTGGTTCGGCACAAATGCGGGTGGCATGTCCCGTTATCGCGATGGCAAGTGGAAGACCTGGTTCCCTATGCACGGTCTAGCCGACTATTGGGTCTACGCTTTTGCCTGGCAGCCGGACGGTACGCAGTGGATTGGAACCTGGGCAGGGGCTAATAGCCTCGATCCGGCTACGGGGGAGATGAAGACCTACCTGAGCGAATTGGTGAATGAGTGGGTTTATGGCATTGCCGTCGATTCGAAAAACCGGGTCTGGTTCGGAACGGAAGGGGGAATAAGCCGTTTCGATGGCAAAGACTGGGTGTCATGGGATCATGCTGACGGTCTCGGCGAAAAAAACAGCGACAAAAAACCCTTCAGCCGCAATACGGGGCTTGGTACGCGAAGCCGTCACGACCTTGGGGTGCTCAGCGGAGGAGAAGCGACCTACAACCCCAACTATGTATTCAGCGTGTTGATCGATCAGCAGGACAATCTCTGGGCAGGCACATGGGGTGGTGGCCTCGCCTGGTTCAACGGTGAGCAGTGGCATAACTACACCGTTGACGATGGCCTCGCGGGGGATATCGTTTATTCCATCGCAATGGAACCTAGCGGTGTTCTATGGATAGGCACAAACAACGGGTTGTCGCGATTTGACGGAAATGAATGGACAACTTTTGGACGTAACGACGGCTTCAGTGATCTCAATGTATACGCCGTAGTCGTGACACCGAATGGAGAAATCTGGGCAGGCACTAAGGGGGCGGTAGTCAGGTTGGGCATCAACAAGGGTGACGGTTAA
- a CDS encoding sigma-54-dependent transcriptional regulator, with translation MKQMHILVVDDEAAIRQVLAEQLTRSGHTVEQADCGEEALTMLQSSDFDVCICDLRLPDLDGIEVIRRCRAKEMDIAFLMITAFASVDTAIEAMKLGAYDYLMKPVQLEDVLIRLDHIADVARLRDENRYLRKMVESDTGSDTLGLSVPMRKIQTLINKVSRTDSTVLITGESGTGKSHIARTIHYESNRRDRAMVTVNCGAIPKELLESELFGHIKGAFTGADRIKKGLFREADGGTLFLDEIGELPLTLQVKLLHVIEDKEVRPLGAEQSRRVDVRIIAATNRNIVEMMQSGEFREDLFYRLNVLHITLPPLRSRREDIPLYIEYFLNTEISRLGLEGSYSIDPEVEEHLLAYEWPGNLRELQNVIARMLVLAEERAINMGDLPSHVTRYEHNGNKYEFGKTFGSLREQVRQFEIGVIKKAIDAAGNDRALAARSLDIGLSTLYRKLEER, from the coding sequence ATGAAACAGATGCATATTTTGGTTGTCGATGATGAAGCTGCCATCCGTCAGGTGTTGGCGGAGCAACTGACCCGTTCAGGACACACGGTTGAGCAGGCGGACTGTGGAGAGGAGGCTTTGACAATGCTCCAATCCTCAGACTTTGACGTCTGTATCTGCGATCTGCGACTGCCTGATCTGGATGGCATCGAAGTCATCAGGCGCTGCCGGGCAAAAGAGATGGACATCGCTTTTCTTATGATCACCGCTTTCGCCTCGGTCGATACCGCGATCGAAGCCATGAAACTGGGCGCCTACGACTATCTCATGAAACCGGTTCAGCTTGAGGATGTACTGATTCGCCTCGACCACATCGCCGATGTCGCGCGCCTGCGTGATGAGAACCGCTATCTGCGAAAAATGGTGGAGTCCGATACCGGATCGGATACCTTGGGCCTGTCTGTGCCCATGCGGAAAATTCAGACCCTCATCAACAAGGTGTCACGCACCGACAGCACCGTCCTCATAACGGGTGAAAGCGGCACCGGAAAGAGCCACATTGCCCGTACGATCCACTATGAAAGCAATCGGCGTGACCGGGCGATGGTGACCGTGAACTGTGGTGCGATTCCGAAGGAGTTGTTGGAGAGCGAGCTATTCGGACACATCAAAGGCGCTTTTACGGGTGCGGACAGAATCAAAAAAGGTCTCTTCCGGGAGGCCGACGGTGGCACGCTCTTTCTCGATGAAATCGGTGAATTGCCGCTTACACTGCAGGTTAAGCTGCTGCATGTCATCGAGGATAAGGAGGTTAGGCCCCTGGGAGCGGAACAGTCGAGGCGGGTCGATGTGCGTATCATTGCGGCAACCAACAGGAACATTGTCGAAATGATGCAGAGCGGAGAATTCAGGGAAGATCTCTTTTACCGTTTGAATGTACTCCACATTACCCTGCCGCCACTGCGTAGCCGCAGGGAGGATATCCCCTTGTACATCGAGTATTTCCTCAACACGGAAATTTCAAGACTCGGTTTGGAGGGGAGTTACAGCATAGACCCGGAGGTGGAGGAACATTTGCTTGCCTACGAATGGCCGGGAAACCTAAGAGAACTGCAGAACGTTATCGCCCGGATGCTGGTCCTCGCGGAGGAACGCGCCATCAACATGGGCGATCTTCCATCTCATGTAACCCGGTATGAACACAATGGTAACAAATACGAATTCGGTAAAACATTCGGCTCGTTGAGAGAGCAGGTGAGGCAATTCGAAATAGGCGTGATCAAAAAGGCGATCGACGCTGCCGGCAATGATCGTGCACTTGCCGCGCGTTCACTCGATATCGGCCTTTCCACGCTCTATCGGAAACTCGAGGAAAGATAG
- a CDS encoding ATP-binding protein, which produces MKSIRSRLNLTIIGTLVVVLSLTAVFLYLRISQQVITVYDTSLLDKAKALISLTELDEEGLEFDFAEDGVMNEFELGPNSHYYQLWQLGTQLLIKSPSLLDTDLPLIGIELGRHHFADVILPDGRAGRLIEINFMPRVEIDDEEGVVEIPEPKPISLVYARERRTLDDTLFAIGLTIFTIVIVVLMATSLLVWHLVGRGLLPLSTLARQVSEIDESSLSVRLSQQGEQSLEIKPIIDQLNNFLVRLQSAFEREKRFSSNVAHELRTPLSELKTLSEVGQMIPDDREQLTEFFRDVGEISNQMEKVVITLLELARSDAGLLNSDPQEILLSDFCDSVWQMAINEHEVSKNLVKHIPEGLIISTDREKFAMILSNIFVNAINYSPQEADIKLSVEIQDDHIVLRVKNVATDLRPEDIVHMKDRFWRKNKSQGKTSHSGLGLTLVYALARILKLDISLDLDSQSMFMVTISGVPLVLE; this is translated from the coding sequence GTGAAATCGATCCGCAGCAGATTAAATCTCACCATCATCGGTACCTTGGTCGTGGTTTTATCATTAACTGCGGTGTTCCTCTATTTGCGGATTTCTCAACAAGTAATCACAGTATATGATACTTCATTGCTCGACAAGGCTAAGGCCTTGATTTCCTTGACAGAACTCGACGAAGAAGGTCTGGAATTTGATTTTGCCGAGGATGGCGTAATGAATGAATTCGAGTTAGGACCGAATTCACACTATTACCAGCTTTGGCAACTTGGCACTCAGTTACTGATTAAATCACCATCGCTATTGGACACTGACCTGCCGTTGATCGGTATTGAGCTGGGGAGGCATCATTTCGCTGATGTAATACTGCCGGACGGTCGTGCCGGGCGCTTGATCGAGATCAACTTTATGCCCCGTGTTGAGATAGATGATGAGGAGGGGGTTGTCGAGATTCCTGAGCCCAAACCGATCTCGCTGGTCTATGCCCGAGAAAGAAGAACCCTTGACGATACACTTTTTGCGATTGGGCTCACCATCTTTACCATCGTCATTGTTGTACTTATGGCCACCTCTTTGCTGGTCTGGCACCTGGTTGGAAGAGGTTTATTGCCACTCTCGACACTGGCGAGACAGGTGAGCGAAATTGATGAATCCAGCTTAAGCGTGCGTCTGAGTCAACAAGGTGAGCAAAGTCTTGAAATCAAGCCAATTATAGACCAATTAAACAATTTTCTAGTGCGCCTGCAATCTGCATTTGAGCGGGAAAAGCGCTTTTCGTCCAATGTTGCTCACGAACTGCGCACACCGCTCTCCGAATTGAAAACGCTCTCCGAAGTGGGACAGATGATACCGGATGACAGAGAACAGCTCACTGAATTTTTCAGGGATGTGGGTGAAATTTCCAACCAGATGGAGAAGGTGGTCATCACCCTTCTTGAGTTGGCGAGATCTGATGCCGGCCTGTTGAATAGCGATCCGCAAGAGATCCTGCTATCTGATTTTTGTGATTCGGTCTGGCAAATGGCGATCAATGAGCATGAGGTTAGTAAGAATCTGGTCAAACATATACCAGAGGGCCTGATAATCTCCACTGATCGGGAAAAATTCGCGATGATACTCAGTAATATATTTGTCAACGCGATCAACTACAGTCCACAAGAAGCGGATATTAAATTAAGCGTGGAAATTCAGGATGACCACATCGTACTCAGGGTCAAGAATGTCGCTACAGACTTGAGACCGGAAGATATAGTGCACATGAAGGATCGCTTCTGGCGTAAAAACAAATCACAAGGAAAAACCAGTCACTCAGGCCTTGGGCTCACACTCGTGTATGCTTTGGCGCGAATTCTAAAACTTGATATTAGCTTGGATCTGGATAGCCAGAGCATGTTTATGGTAACTATTTCCGGTGTACCACTGGTACTGGAGTGA
- a CDS encoding tetratricopeptide repeat protein, whose translation MSNKRLNTILLILTLIMPSLSFADPHEDYLRGLAAYQREDLMTAIESLKIAADSGHAKAQSLLGYIYDIAEENEQAFHYYRQAAEQGEADGAYGMGTLYATGEGVVQDLFEAVRWFEKAADAGHPQAIDLLATAYLNGGLALTKDSAKAIDLLERGAALGHSPSIERLKALKEKEGI comes from the coding sequence ATGTCAAACAAAAGACTTAACACCATTTTATTAATCCTGACCCTTATCATGCCGTCATTGTCATTCGCCGATCCTCATGAGGATTATCTGCGTGGTTTGGCGGCGTATCAGCGTGAAGACCTCATGACCGCAATCGAATCGCTGAAGATCGCCGCGGACAGTGGCCATGCCAAGGCGCAAAGCCTGCTTGGTTATATTTACGATATCGCCGAGGAGAACGAGCAAGCTTTTCACTACTACCGGCAAGCTGCGGAGCAGGGCGAGGCTGATGGCGCTTACGGAATGGGCACGCTGTACGCCACGGGAGAAGGTGTTGTACAAGACCTCTTCGAGGCGGTCAGGTGGTTTGAAAAAGCGGCCGACGCCGGCCATCCACAGGCCATAGATCTGCTAGCCACTGCCTATTTGAATGGCGGTTTGGCATTGACCAAAGACAGTGCCAAAGCGATAGATCTTTTAGAACGTGGTGCGGCGCTGGGGCATTCTCCCTCCATTGAACGTTTGAAAGCGCTCAAGGAGAAAGAGGGGATATAA
- a CDS encoding HEAT repeat domain-containing protein — MKVTGSILLALFVIVAGYWICSTQSHNEIAIYENVIEQTSKLSPVQDLSHQASSNVENTVQGENQKLLNDTATNLPEEKYSAELQWIEMVEDENLFAIDTMHHLQPMLSHSEPALRLAAVNAISGYKHSEINHTLTDALYDPNPVIRATVVESLSMQMDDSMIAYIEPALYDPNLQVRIAAIWAIAELESEQGVYALAALLSDQTVDIRLNAVAALGEMGRETSIHYLKNQRHDPDERIRRNVAAILDEIEADF, encoded by the coding sequence ATGAAAGTTACAGGATCAATACTACTGGCTCTATTCGTGATTGTTGCTGGTTATTGGATTTGTAGTACCCAGAGTCACAACGAGATAGCTATTTATGAGAATGTTATAGAACAAACTAGTAAGCTGTCTCCAGTACAAGACCTATCCCACCAAGCTTCGAGCAATGTAGAAAATACTGTGCAGGGTGAGAATCAAAAATTATTGAATGATACCGCAACAAATCTGCCAGAAGAGAAATATTCTGCAGAGCTCCAATGGATAGAAATGGTTGAAGATGAAAATCTATTCGCTATAGATACAATGCATCACTTACAACCCATGTTATCCCATAGTGAACCTGCACTGCGTCTAGCAGCAGTAAATGCAATCAGCGGATATAAGCATAGTGAAATTAATCATACCCTCACAGATGCCCTATACGATCCCAATCCGGTCATACGGGCAACAGTCGTTGAGTCACTCAGTATGCAAATGGATGACTCTATGATTGCCTATATAGAGCCAGCTCTCTATGACCCAAACTTGCAAGTGAGGATCGCGGCAATCTGGGCTATCGCTGAACTTGAAAGCGAGCAGGGAGTTTATGCGTTGGCAGCTCTGTTGTCGGACCAAACTGTTGATATCCGGTTAAATGCCGTGGCGGCATTGGGGGAGATGGGGAGAGAAACATCAATTCACTATCTAAAGAATCAAAGGCATGATCCCGATGAGAGAATACGCCGAAATGTAGCCGCTATCTTGGATGAAATAGAAGCTGACTTTTAA
- a CDS encoding PepSY domain-containing protein, whose translation MKISTSILIGFMLFASQAVALSKSDVRKIIKKAYPGARISEVEKETYKGEKIYEVDFIHDGDRLEAIIGLDGSIIKVDIDD comes from the coding sequence ATGAAAATATCCACATCGATTTTAATTGGGTTTATGCTTTTTGCTAGCCAAGCTGTTGCGCTAAGTAAAAGTGATGTCAGAAAAATTATAAAAAAAGCCTATCCCGGTGCGAGAATTAGTGAAGTTGAAAAAGAGACTTATAAGGGAGAAAAGATCTATGAAGTAGACTTCATACATGATGGCGATAGACTTGAGGCCATCATTGGACTTGATGGAAGTATCATCAAGGTTGATATCGACGATTGA
- a CDS encoding ATP-binding protein, which yields MNKRFLSFTLLSLVGMIAVTIMLVAVFRDINQATLEKHFHEHNVLLARILRNGLVNDRLPEVLKGEQESVGDNRFLTSFEAKLKQYLKDVYVAKIKIFDLGGITIYSSAPGEAGRDASRNPGVFAALNGLSSGSMVYRDKFNSFDGMIENRNLYQQYIPINGLADDRVEGVFEIYSDVTPFLQAVSDTEQEFVIGLLAVLGTFLLAQVWLYHRTDSALVKEQAQTKQYLQELEDHRKDLESRVQVRTEELESSHYFLQSIIDGIANPLFVIKKDLQISLMNKAAKGLINMNTPKEKMAYCYQISHRRDTPCDGSDHPCSFQEVMRTQSTATVQHRHYDADDNPIIVDVISTPLYDKQGEMQGIIEVQHDVSELVYAKQNLAQSEARLQAILDHIPDAIFTLDTTGRVESANMAALGMFNYPHTELIGKRFESLFSEDREVLLKNTNQGENEYCARKQGDELFPVDLWIGDLHLAHEKRLVAVVRDITESKIAAQELERTRQQYYHQEKMAAIGQLAAGILHEVGNPIAAIAGAADNMRSANGWGEQQNGEKPDFPQVVIRNLNMIEEHTERLSKITRDIADFASPRIRKRELTDINGLIRSTSRLLGYDHRYRKMEIRQTLDSQLPAVEAVPDQITQVLVNLIINGLDACNTGRLQPVVEVMTRVVQDGIEIEVKDNGAGMDERTLEHALEPFFTTKEPGKGTGLGLSLCSSIISAHNGRLSIVSHSGTGTSATVYLPGIETHSETNA from the coding sequence ATGAATAAACGATTCCTGAGCTTCACCCTATTGAGTCTGGTTGGGATGATTGCGGTTACGATCATGTTGGTCGCGGTTTTCCGGGATATCAATCAGGCTACGCTGGAAAAACATTTCCACGAACACAATGTCTTGCTTGCCCGTATTCTGCGTAATGGTTTGGTGAACGACAGGTTGCCCGAGGTATTGAAAGGGGAGCAGGAGAGTGTGGGAGACAATCGCTTCCTAACCTCGTTTGAGGCAAAACTAAAGCAATATCTCAAGGATGTATATGTTGCGAAGATCAAGATTTTCGATCTGGGAGGAATCACTATCTACTCCTCAGCTCCGGGTGAAGCGGGCAGGGATGCGAGCAGGAATCCAGGCGTCTTTGCGGCGCTTAACGGGCTCAGTTCGGGCAGTATGGTCTATAGGGACAAGTTCAACAGCTTTGACGGCATGATCGAGAACCGTAACCTTTATCAGCAGTATATTCCCATCAACGGACTGGCGGATGATCGTGTCGAGGGTGTGTTCGAGATCTACTCCGATGTCACACCTTTTCTGCAAGCCGTTTCCGACACGGAGCAGGAGTTTGTCATCGGGTTGTTGGCTGTCCTGGGAACATTCCTATTGGCGCAGGTATGGCTCTATCATCGAACGGATTCCGCTTTGGTCAAGGAGCAGGCTCAAACAAAGCAGTATCTGCAGGAACTGGAGGATCACCGCAAGGATCTGGAATCGCGTGTACAGGTACGCACCGAGGAACTCGAGTCATCACACTATTTCCTGCAATCCATCATCGATGGTATTGCAAATCCACTGTTCGTGATTAAAAAGGATTTACAGATCTCGCTGATGAACAAAGCCGCCAAGGGCTTGATCAATATGAATACGCCTAAGGAAAAAATGGCCTACTGCTACCAGATCTCCCACCGCCGCGACACACCCTGCGACGGCAGTGACCATCCCTGTTCCTTCCAGGAAGTGATGCGTACCCAATCGACCGCCACCGTGCAGCACAGACACTATGATGCCGATGACAATCCTATCATCGTCGATGTGATATCGACGCCGCTCTACGACAAACAGGGTGAAATGCAGGGTATCATCGAGGTACAGCACGATGTCAGCGAACTTGTTTATGCCAAGCAGAATCTGGCGCAAAGCGAGGCCAGGCTGCAGGCTATTCTCGATCATATTCCCGATGCTATCTTCACGCTCGATACCACAGGAAGGGTGGAGTCAGCCAACATGGCCGCCCTGGGCATGTTCAATTACCCTCACACGGAGTTGATCGGCAAAAGATTCGAGTCCCTGTTTTCCGAGGATCGTGAGGTTTTGCTCAAAAACACGAATCAGGGCGAGAACGAGTATTGCGCACGAAAACAAGGGGACGAACTTTTTCCTGTCGATCTGTGGATTGGTGATTTGCATTTAGCCCATGAGAAGCGATTGGTTGCTGTCGTAAGGGACATTACCGAAAGCAAGATAGCGGCGCAGGAACTGGAGCGAACCCGACAGCAGTACTATCACCAGGAGAAAATGGCGGCCATCGGTCAGTTGGCTGCCGGCATATTGCACGAGGTCGGAAATCCCATCGCCGCCATTGCAGGGGCGGCGGACAATATGCGGTCCGCAAATGGATGGGGTGAGCAACAGAACGGTGAGAAGCCTGATTTTCCACAAGTCGTAATCCGTAATCTGAATATGATCGAAGAGCATACCGAGCGTCTCTCGAAGATTACCCGGGACATTGCCGATTTCGCCTCCCCCCGAATCCGTAAGCGTGAGTTGACCGATATCAACGGTTTGATAAGGAGCACATCTCGACTCCTCGGTTATGACCATCGCTACCGCAAAATGGAGATCAGGCAGACCCTCGACAGTCAGTTACCTGCAGTGGAGGCGGTACCTGACCAGATAACACAGGTGTTGGTAAACCTGATTATCAATGGCCTGGACGCCTGCAACACAGGCAGGCTGCAGCCGGTGGTTGAGGTTATGACACGGGTTGTGCAGGACGGCATCGAGATAGAGGTGAAAGACAATGGCGCCGGAATGGATGAGCGGACCCTCGAACACGCACTCGAGCCTTTCTTTACCACCAAGGAGCCGGGTAAGGGCACTGGTCTCGGGCTCTCGTTGTGCAGTTCGATTATCAGTGCACATAACGGCAGATTGAGCATCGTAAGCCACTCCGGCACAGGCACATCGGCGACCGTTTACCTGCCCGGTATCGAAACTCACTCTGAGACGAATGCGTAG
- a CDS encoding two-component regulator propeller domain-containing protein yields the protein MKTRNEKAIYAAIGIVAIVAAYRAGTQQSTPETDSSPQQKQAEIESLPEKTVSNTPIPSLLPDSHPPSNPDQGRSVDDKGIRFAHFRVGNSNVKAILNDGDTLWVGTSGGVIRYDKTKDEHRLFDVRSGLLSNGIFHLSKYGKKLVVGTYGGGLSLFDPDTEDWENYNIQHGLADAFIYDMLEMENGDVWIATWSGANRVIGGKFDDRSAWQTFTVENTQNGLPNDWVYALAKGREGDIWMATEGGLANFKDGAWKNWRHEDGLGAPYELVKDQIDFKRDPAKESSHHARQKVEMGLQSIDVAYNPNYIVSLYVTPQGIVWCGTWGGGLARFDGAVWSYFTAKDGLPANHVFMLEPGENGEMWIGTSNGLARFDGKSFKTLTTHDGLFANNVFSLAMETNGTIWVGSFGGVSKLQNLKL from the coding sequence ATGAAAACGAGAAACGAAAAAGCGATCTATGCAGCCATCGGAATTGTTGCCATTGTGGCTGCCTACCGGGCCGGCACACAACAAAGTACTCCGGAAACCGATTCATCACCGCAGCAAAAGCAGGCTGAAATCGAGAGTTTGCCAGAGAAAACTGTATCGAATACGCCAATACCGAGCCTGTTGCCGGATTCACACCCTCCAAGCAACCCAGACCAGGGACGCAGTGTCGATGACAAGGGTATCCGGTTCGCTCACTTCAGGGTTGGCAACAGCAACGTCAAGGCGATTTTGAATGACGGTGACACTTTGTGGGTAGGGACGTCCGGTGGTGTCATTCGTTACGACAAAACCAAGGATGAACACCGCCTCTTCGATGTGCGGTCTGGACTACTGTCCAACGGTATCTTTCATCTCAGCAAGTATGGCAAGAAACTCGTGGTCGGAACCTATGGCGGAGGACTTTCACTCTTTGATCCCGATACTGAAGACTGGGAGAACTACAACATCCAACACGGTCTAGCGGATGCGTTTATTTACGACATGCTCGAGATGGAAAACGGTGATGTCTGGATCGCCACCTGGTCCGGGGCGAATAGGGTCATAGGAGGCAAATTCGACGACCGCTCGGCTTGGCAGACATTCACTGTTGAAAACACCCAAAACGGCCTACCCAACGATTGGGTATACGCCTTGGCAAAGGGTCGCGAGGGCGATATATGGATGGCGACGGAAGGCGGTTTGGCCAACTTCAAAGATGGTGCCTGGAAAAACTGGAGGCATGAAGACGGATTGGGTGCGCCATATGAGCTGGTTAAAGATCAAATAGACTTCAAGCGGGATCCGGCAAAGGAGTCGAGTCACCATGCACGGCAAAAGGTGGAGATGGGGCTTCAGAGTATTGATGTCGCATATAACCCCAACTATATCGTTTCACTTTATGTTACGCCACAAGGCATCGTATGGTGCGGAACCTGGGGGGGAGGCCTCGCACGATTCGATGGAGCAGTATGGAGCTATTTCACCGCCAAAGATGGTCTACCAGCCAACCATGTGTTCATGCTAGAACCGGGAGAGAATGGAGAAATGTGGATAGGCACAAGCAATGGGCTCGCCAGGTTTGATGGAAAATCGTTCAAAACGCTCACCACTCATGACGGTCTGTTTGCCAATAATGTGTTCTCCTTGGCCATGGAAACAAACGGAACAATATGGGTTGGCAGCTTCGGTGGGGTTTCAAAGCTACAGAATCTAAAGCTGTAA
- a CDS encoding alginate export family protein, which yields MRQLIPVTIIFSLLHASPASAQSGGHLYADFEIDIEFNELDGLSLGSEAEHNRLVEQEMEFEFDIEYWVNNKFNLFFTGALIDENETIKSADMKTTRTGLEFRELGVAYLFGDIVDSEINLGRVEYESISQWWSWWDDELDIISLQLWFGDFETFLAIAEEQAPESTDQDFIDPELDDVQRLIFSMSWEIMDGQILNIYYLKQNDNSPNYRVGDLEDIEKIDEEDADLIWKGISYVAGIEHHMIGEIDLELHYSEISGRFAVYEFEDSSSGVVEVSEREDGHINGTASGYLLRWTPRGLDEFSLIIAGAKGSGDSDLGDRHNKSYRQTGLQGDLESYGELYQPELSNLKIDMFGLQWRIAENMSFALMHFDYRQDKLSDEIRDATIEVDPSGASRDLGKELDLVYSIEYEETLELFFTYAKFKPGSAYADYRQDSTDYIGIDFAYKF from the coding sequence TTGCGGCAATTAATTCCGGTCACCATTATTTTTAGCCTCTTGCATGCATCGCCTGCTTCTGCACAGAGCGGCGGACACCTTTATGCCGATTTCGAAATTGACATTGAATTCAACGAATTAGATGGCTTGAGCCTTGGGAGTGAAGCTGAGCATAATCGACTGGTAGAGCAGGAAATGGAATTCGAATTCGATATCGAATACTGGGTAAACAACAAATTTAATCTGTTCTTTACTGGCGCATTGATTGATGAAAACGAAACCATAAAAAGTGCAGACATGAAAACCACACGCACTGGATTGGAGTTCAGAGAACTGGGGGTCGCCTACTTATTTGGTGATATCGTAGATTCTGAAATAAATCTTGGACGCGTAGAATATGAAAGCATCAGCCAGTGGTGGTCCTGGTGGGACGATGAATTGGATATCATCAGTTTGCAGTTGTGGTTTGGTGACTTTGAGACTTTTCTTGCCATTGCTGAAGAGCAGGCGCCGGAATCTACGGATCAGGATTTTATTGATCCTGAACTGGATGATGTTCAACGTCTGATTTTCAGCATGAGCTGGGAGATCATGGATGGACAGATCCTCAACATTTATTACCTCAAGCAGAATGACAATTCGCCTAACTATCGAGTTGGCGATCTTGAAGATATTGAGAAGATCGATGAAGAAGATGCTGACTTAATCTGGAAAGGTATCAGTTATGTTGCCGGGATTGAACATCACATGATAGGAGAGATCGACCTGGAACTGCACTATTCCGAGATAAGCGGTAGATTTGCTGTCTATGAGTTCGAGGATTCATCTTCGGGTGTCGTTGAGGTCAGTGAACGGGAAGATGGACATATCAATGGCACGGCCAGTGGCTACTTGTTGCGCTGGACACCTCGCGGACTGGATGAGTTCTCACTGATTATTGCTGGCGCAAAAGGGTCTGGTGACTCTGATCTGGGAGACCGTCATAACAAATCTTATCGTCAAACCGGTTTGCAGGGAGACCTTGAATCCTACGGGGAGCTATATCAGCCGGAATTATCCAATCTTAAGATCGACATGTTTGGCCTTCAGTGGCGGATAGCTGAGAACATGTCGTTTGCGTTGATGCATTTTGACTACAGGCAGGATAAGTTATCGGATGAAATACGCGACGCCACTATCGAGGTGGACCCATCTGGGGCTAGCCGGGATTTAGGCAAGGAGTTGGATCTGGTCTATAGCATAGAATATGAGGAAACCCTGGAACTGTTTTTCACTTACGCTAAATTCAAGCCAGGCAGTGCTTATGCCGACTACCGGCAAGACTCTACTGACTATATCGGTATCGACTTCGCCTATAAATTTTAA